A segment of the Panacibacter ginsenosidivorans genome:
TCGCGGATGATGCTGGCATCACAAAAACACAGGCTAACTCTGCACTTGACTCTTTCGTTGAAGCTGTTACAAAAACTTTGAAAGGTGGTGGCAAGGTTACATTGGTAGGTTTTGGTACTTTCTCAGTATCCAAACGTGCTGCACGTACTGGCCGTAACCCGCAAACAGGCGCTGCTATAAAGATCAAAGCTAAAAAAGTAGCACGCTTTAAAGCCGGTAAAGAACTCAGTGCTAAATTGTAATTACGGTTCTTGCACTAAAAGTAAAAAGCAGAAGAAAAACATCTTCTGCTTTTTTATTTACAGCCGTTTAAAATGTTTTTTGCATTTTTGCAACGCTAATTTTTTAAACAATTAAAAATACAATCATGGGCAGAGGTGATAAAAAATCGAAAAAAGGAAAAATATTCAAAGGTTCATTTGGCAAAAGCCGTCCTGCAAAAGCAACAAAAGCAGTAAAGACAGACGACAAGAAAAAAGCGTAATGAATGTTTACAAGTTGATAGAGCTGATAGGTTGAATGGTGATGCTTTCAACTTATCAACTCATCAATATCTCAACCATCAGGGCGCAAGCCTTTCTATCTTCCATTTATTTTTTTCTATAAGAGTATAACGAATCCTATCATGCAGCCGGTTACTCCGACCCTGCCAGAACTCAATAATAACAGGCTTTATACGAAACCCACCCCAGTGTTCAGGTCTTGGTATCTCATCACCGAATTGCTTACTATACTTCGCTACATTTTCATCAAGCATTTCCCTGTTTTGTATAACAGAACTTTGCGGAGATGCCCATGCTCCGATTCTGCTGCCTGCGGGTCTTGAAAAAAAATATTCGTCGCTTTCCGGTCCACTCACTTTTTCTGCAATTCCTTCTATCCGGATTTGTCTTTCCAGTTCTTTCCAAAAAAAGTTAAGCGCTGCGTGCGGGTTTGCATCAAGTGCATGGCCTTTATTACTTTTATAGTTTGTATAGAACACAAAACCTCTTTCATCATAATCTTTAAGCAACACAATTCTGGCAGAAGGCTTTCCATCCGGTGTTGCTGTTGCAAGCGTCATTGCATTTACTTCGTCTATTTCACTTTTTACTGCATCTTCCCACCAGATTGTAAATTGCTCCATTGCACTTCCTGCAATGTTTGTCTCATCAAGCGTTTCAAGGCTGTAGTTTTTTCTTATATCTGCAATATCTCTGTTCATTTAGCTTAGTTTTTTGTGTACCATTCAACAAGAATGCTATTTAGCTTCTGTTGCGTCGCACTCTTGTGCTTTTTATTATTAATGCGGCAAAATTAATCATCATATCATTATTCGTACTTGATAATAATCTCAAATCAATCTGTTGAATAATGTTCTGAACGTACAAGTGAGTGACACAACCACAGTATAATAACACCAGTGAAGCCAGTTATAAAAAAATAAAAAAAGCCGTTAGTACTGTTACCAACGGCTT
Coding sequences within it:
- a CDS encoding HU family DNA-binding protein is translated as MNKAELVAKLADDAGITKTQANSALDSFVEAVTKTLKGGGKVTLVGFGTFSVSKRAARTGRNPQTGAAIKIKAKKVARFKAGKELSAKL
- a CDS encoding 30S ribosomal protein THX; its protein translation is MGRGDKKSKKGKIFKGSFGKSRPAKATKAVKTDDKKKA
- the pdxH gene encoding pyridoxamine 5'-phosphate oxidase translates to MNRDIADIRKNYSLETLDETNIAGSAMEQFTIWWEDAVKSEIDEVNAMTLATATPDGKPSARIVLLKDYDERGFVFYTNYKSNKGHALDANPHAALNFFWKELERQIRIEGIAEKVSGPESDEYFFSRPAGSRIGAWASPQSSVIQNREMLDENVAKYSKQFGDEIPRPEHWGGFRIKPVIIEFWQGRSNRLHDRIRYTLIEKNKWKIERLAP